From Pseudomonas sp. AN-1:
GGATCAACCCCTACCCGCAGGACGCCTGGAAGTACAGCACTTCCACGGCGCTGGTCCGCGAGCTGGTGCAGGAGCGCATGTACCCGCTCACCCCGGCCGGCCTGGAGGAGGGCATGCGCTTTCTGGCCGCCAACTGAATGCAGGCAATGGCCAGGATTCCGCTCAGACCGGGCCCGCGCACGTCGACGCGGGCCGTTTCGTTTTTTCGGGAGTGAAGAGATGTCGGATACGCGACAGGGGCTGGACGGCCTGGCCATCCAGTTGATGGTGGTGCTGTGCTGCATCTGGGGACTGCAGCAGGTGGCGATCAAGCTGGCCGCGCCGGACATGGCGCCGGTGCTGCAGATCGGCCTGCGTTCCCTGGTAGCCGCCGTGCTGGTGTCCCTGCTCATGCTCGCCAGGCGCCAGCCCCTCGCCCTCGGCGACGGCACCCTGGGCCCCGGTCTGCTGGCCGGGATGCTGTTCGCCCTGGAGTTCCTGTTCGTCGCCGAGGGACTGCGCTTCACCAGCGCCTCGCACATGGTGGTGCTGCTGTACACCGCGCCCATCTTCGCCGCCCTCGGCCTGCATCTCACCCTGCCCAGCGAGCGGCTGCGTCGCCTGCAGTGGCTGGGCATCGGCCTGGCCTTCGCCGGCATCGTGATCGCCTTCGGCGCCGGCGCCCTGCAGCAGGGCATCTCCCGCGGGATGCTGCTGGGCGACGCCCTGGGGCTGCTGGCCGGACTGTTCTGGGGGCTGACCACGGTGGTGGTGCGCTGCACCAGCCTAGCGCGGGCAGCGCCGGCCAAGACCCTGCTCTACCAGCTGCTCTGCGCGGCCCTGCTGCTGATCCCGCTGGCCTGGCTCGCTGGCCATGTGGACGGCGCGCGTTTCACCCCGGTGGTGTGGGGCAGCCTGCTGTACCAGAGCGTGCTGGTGTCCTTCGTCGCCTTCCTCACCTGGTTCTGGCTGCTGCGCCGCTACCTGGCCTCGCGCCTGGGGGTGTTCTCCTTCATGACCCCGTTGTTCGGCGTGCTGTTCGGTGTCTGGCTGCTCGACGAGGGTATCGACGCCTTCTTCGTCGGCGGCGGAGTGCTGGTGCTGC
This genomic window contains:
- a CDS encoding DMT family transporter → MSDTRQGLDGLAIQLMVVLCCIWGLQQVAIKLAAPDMAPVLQIGLRSLVAAVLVSLLMLARRQPLALGDGTLGPGLLAGMLFALEFLFVAEGLRFTSASHMVVLLYTAPIFAALGLHLTLPSERLRRLQWLGIGLAFAGIVIAFGAGALQQGISRGMLLGDALGLLAGLFWGLTTVVVRCTSLARAAPAKTLLYQLLCAALLLIPLAWLAGHVDGARFTPVVWGSLLYQSVLVSFVAFLTWFWLLRRYLASRLGVFSFMTPLFGVLFGVWLLDEGIDAFFVGGGVLVLLGISMVSADGWWRRVLGREPARQPLG